CCAACACGAGAAATTCCACTTTTCAAAGAACTATCGGCTAAGCAGCAAACAGATTTTTATGATTATAAAATAGTTGTGCGTGATTTAGGAAGGTTAGATGAAAATCAAATAATTGAGATTTTCCAAAGAATCAATTCTGTGAGTTACGCATTGAATGCAATGGAAATAAATAATGCTTTGTATGAGGGAGTTTTTATATCCACAGCACAGGCTATTCAAGATTCAGATGAATTCGAAGCATTAGATATTTTTAGCCAAAATCAATATGCAAGGATGAAAGACACTGAATATATTCTCTTAATAATGGCAACTATAGAAGAAGGAGGATATTTTACCGGTAATTCAGAAATCGAAAGGTATATTAAACTCTATAATGATGAGTACCCTGCCTCAGAAAAGATTAAATCAGATATCACTGAGACCTGTCAGATGATTATGGATTTACATTTAGAACCGGATTCACTTTGGTTTAGAAAAACTAGCTTGTTCACGTTGCTGGTTGAATTAGTTAAATTAAAAAGAGTTGGGACTGAATTGGATAAGATTAATTTAAAGACTGTATTGACCGATTTAGAAAATCAGATCTTAGAAAACAAATCGACAGACCCAGAAACTAATGGGTACGCAAAATTTTATAAGTATGTATTCCAAGGTACTAGTGGTCGTGCAGGACGAATTGCTAGAGGGACATTAGTCGAAAATGAAATAAAAAAGGCAGTTGTTAACAACGGTAACTGATGCACAACTACATTTTCGAGCAAAAAGCCTAAGTAACGGATGAAAAATGCTAAGATTATTTACTCTTCTAAGCACAAAATCACAATTCAAAAATATGATGAATGAGTCAATTTCTCAACTTTTGGCGTTGTGCAACGGGCACAACGGCTAAAAAATCATAGCTGCCCTGCGGGACAGCAACGCTTCATATGCTAAACGTTAGATTTAAAGACCTTCATTCCGCATAAGAGGGGATCCGCGGAATCCATGATGTTCAGCACTGAATAATCACCCACCCCTACATCATTCTAAGGTTCAACGATCAAGCTGCATCCAAACAGACCTTGAAGGCGTTGAAGCCCCCATCCTACTCCCTTGATCAGCTAATCATCTAATTCCCTAATAAGCTAATCCCCTAACCACCTAGTTTCCTTTTTTCCTTTTTCCTTTGCAGCATGGGAAGAAGACGCAAAGAGATCCTTGAGAATGTGACCATTACCGACATTGCCGACAAAGGGCAGGCGCTGGCACGGGTGAACGAGATGGTGGTGTTTGTAACGGGCGTGGTGCCGGGCGATGTGTGCGACATTCAGATCAAGCGCAAGCGCAAGAACTACGCAGAAGGGCATGTGATGAAGATCAAGGAGCTCTCCCCCATTCGCATTGAGGCCAAATGCCGCTACTTTGGCGTGTGTGGCGGATGCAAATGGCAGCATTTGAGCTATGCGCAGCAGTTGGAATTCAAGAACAAACAGGTGAGCGATGCGCTGCAACGCATTGGAAAGGTGCAGGTGGCAGCCTTTGAGCCTATTCTGGGTTCGGCCAATGTGTTCGAATACCGCAACAAGTTGGAATTCAGTTTCAGTCACCGCAGGTGGCTAACGCAGGAAGAGGTGGAAAGCGGACAGGTGTTTGACGATGTGCCTTCCTTGGGCTTTCACGTTCCCGGGCGCTGGGATAAGGTGCTTGACGTAAAGGAATGTCACCTGATGGCCGAGCCGAGCAACGCCATCCGAAACCGCGTAAGGGAGATGGCGCTGGCAAACGAATTCTCATACTACAACCTGAACGAACAGACGGGCTTTCTGCGCAACCTCATTGTGCGCAGCACCATGACAGGCGAGTGGATGGTGATCTTGAGCGTGGCAGAAGACCGTCCTGCAGATGTGAAGATGATACTCGACACGCTGGTGGCTGAGTTCCCACAACTGACTTCGGTAATGTGGGTTTTCAATAATAAACCGAACGATACCATTGGCGAACTGGACATTCAGGTACACCACGGCAACGACCATATCATGGAAGAAATGGAAGGATTGAAGTTCCGCGTAGGGCCGAAATCATTCTATCAGACCAATGGTCCACAGGCCTATGAGCTGTATAAGATAACCCGCGATTTTGCTGCACTCACAGGCAACGAAGTGGTCTACGACCTGTACACAGGCACAGGAACCATTGCGCAGTTTGTGGCCAAACAGGCCAAGAAAGTGGTAGGTATTGAATACGTGGAACCGGCCATTGTCGATGCCAAACTGAATGCAGCATTGAACAGCATAGACAACTGTAGCTTCTACGCAGGCGATATGAAAGATGTGTTTACACAGGAACTGATTGCCAAAGAAGGCAGGCCCGATGTAGTGATAACCGACCCACCACGCGCTGGTATGCATGCCGATGTGATTGCACGATTGAACGAACTCCTACCCGACCGCATTGTGTATGTGAGCTGTAATCCAGCCACGCAAGCACGCGACATTCAACTGCTGAGCGAGAACTACGAAGTGAAGAACGTACGACCTGTGGATATGTTCCCGCACACGCATCATGTGGAGAGTGTAGCGCTTTTGGAGCTTAAAAAGT
The nucleotide sequence above comes from Flavobacteriales bacterium. Encoded proteins:
- a CDS encoding DUF262 domain-containing protein → MNNIGTADNEKLLDLYNDLKNGTLVLRPSFQRNLVWNNSHKQKFIDTILRGFPFPEIYLADGEIDLESQTSTRLVVDGQQRLDTIFSYINGEIPTREIPLFKELSAKQQTDFYDYKIVVRDLGRLDENQIIEIFQRINSVSYALNAMEINNALYEGVFISTAQAIQDSDEFEALDIFSQNQYARMKDTEYILLIMATIEEGGYFTGNSEIERYIKLYNDEYPASEKIKSDITETCQMIMDLHLEPDSLWFRKTSLFTLLVELVKLKRVGTELDKINLKTVLTDLENQILENKSTDPETNGYAKFYKYVFQGTSGRAGRIARGTLVENEIKKAVVNNGN
- the rlmD gene encoding 23S rRNA (uracil(1939)-C(5))-methyltransferase RlmD, with translation MGRRRKEILENVTITDIADKGQALARVNEMVVFVTGVVPGDVCDIQIKRKRKNYAEGHVMKIKELSPIRIEAKCRYFGVCGGCKWQHLSYAQQLEFKNKQVSDALQRIGKVQVAAFEPILGSANVFEYRNKLEFSFSHRRWLTQEEVESGQVFDDVPSLGFHVPGRWDKVLDVKECHLMAEPSNAIRNRVREMALANEFSYYNLNEQTGFLRNLIVRSTMTGEWMVILSVAEDRPADVKMILDTLVAEFPQLTSVMWVFNNKPNDTIGELDIQVHHGNDHIMEEMEGLKFRVGPKSFYQTNGPQAYELYKITRDFAALTGNEVVYDLYTGTGTIAQFVAKQAKKVVGIEYVEPAIVDAKLNAALNSIDNCSFYAGDMKDVFTQELIAKEGRPDVVITDPPRAGMHADVIARLNELLPDRIVYVSCNPATQARDIQLLSENYEVKNVRPVDMFPHTHHVESVALLELKK